Below is a genomic region from Vibrio mimicus.
GCGTCAGCCAAATAGCGTCAATCCCAAGCTTCAACAGATAGTCAAGTTTACTGATAATGCCCTGCAGATCTCCGATACCTTTTGCGCCACTATCGCAAAAACTTTTCGGGTAAATTTGATAAATTGCCGCGGTTTTCCACCAAGGCATAGATTGGGCTGAGCTACTCATACTACTCTCACTTACTCAAAAATTGACTCAAAAACGAAGAAAAGGAGTGGTGATAACCACTCCAATATAGGGAAGGTTAAGCGCTCGCCACAGCCAGCTTGCCTGAATTCTGGGCGCGCTTGTACATGAGCAGAGTCAATGCTGCGGGTACCACTATCGCAATCAGCATCGCAAGCAGGTAAATGCTCCAATACTGCGGTTGAATGGAAAGAATGCCCGGCAAACCACCCACACCAATGCCGTTGGCCATCACACCGGCACTACCACACACAGCCGCAGCCAAAGCGCTGCCGATCATTGCGCTGAGCATAGGGAATTTGTATTTCAGGTTAATACCGTACATTGCAGGCTCCGTTACCCCAAGGTAGGCGGAAATTGCCGCTGGCACGGAGATATCTCGCTCGCCCTGCTTTTTACTAATGATAATGATGCCTACCACGGCTGAAGCTTGGGCGATGTTTGAAAGGGCAATCAAAGGCCAAATCGGTGTACCACCCAATTCCTGCATCAATTGCAGATCCACGGCGTTGGTGGTGTGGTGAATCCCCGTAATCACTAAAGGCGCATACAGGAAGCCAAATAAGGTCGAACCAATCACCGCAAAATCACCGGTCATTGCCGCTTTCGCTGCAAATGCCACCCCATCACCAATCACGCGGCCAAACGGGCCAATCAAGGCATGAGCCAGTACTACAGAGACAAGAATCGAAACAAATGGCACCACCACCAGATAGAGATAGGAAGGTACGATACGTCTTAAATTGTTCTCAATAAAAGCCAACATCACACCAGCTAAAATTGCGGGGATAACCTGAGCCTGATAGCCCACTTTTTCAATCGCAAACAATCCAAAGTCCCAGACTTCCGGTACTTGCTTACCAATCAAGTAAGCATTCATGAGCTGTGGAGAAACCAAGGTAACCCCAAGGGTAATACCGAGAATCGGCGTACCGCCAAGTTTTTTCACGGTTGACCAACAGACACCGACAGGTAGGAAGAAGAAGATCGCTTCACCAATCAGCCACAAAAATGCATGAACCGAAGCCCAAAACTGGCTGATTTCGGTCAGCGTTTTGCCATCAAACATGCGAATGTCGCCAATCACATTTCGAAAACCGAGGATCAAACCGCCGGTAATGATCGCAGGAAGCAGAGGCACGAAAATTTCAGCCAAATGGGAGATGCCTCGCTCCAGCACATTCATGTTTTGGCGCGCCGCAACTTTGGCATCCTCTTTTGAAGCCGCTTGTTTACCCGTCTGTTCCAACAGCATTTTGTAGACTTGATCAACTTCGGTGCCAATCACCACCTGAAACTGCCCTGCATTGGTAAAGCAGCCCTTCACCATGCTAAGCGCCTCCAAACCCGCTTTGTCAGCCAGTTCAGGCTGATTCAGCACAAAGCGTAAGCGTGTCAAACAGTGAGTAACACTGGCGATATTACCTTCGCCTCCCACCAGTTCGATAAGACGCGTAACGTCTTGTTTCGCAATCTTACTCATATCCTTGTCCACCCTATTGAATAGTTATGTCGCAGCATTTGGGAACAGTCCCAAATCAATTGATGAGATATTGACACAATACATAACAGATAAAAATGGGAACAATCCCATAAATTGAAAGCGATCACACAGTTCGTTCTTTGTTCATTATTTCAGTGTAGTAAAGCAGAGGTAAATGCATTGCTGTTGTAAGCCTGCCGTAAACAGGCTTATCCGCATGAGCAGAACAAGGCTAATAGATTAGGATGAGCGACCTTATTTTCACTCATTCAAAAAAGGAACAGAACGATCAGTGAGAAATGGGAGACTGAGTGAGGTGAACACATTCTGCATGCGTTCCACAAAGTTGCTCAATCAGTAGATCAGCAGCCAGCTTACCCGCTTCGCGATAGCCAGGGTCAACACTGAACACTTTCGGGAATAGGAAAGAGAGCAGCTCATTACCACCCACCCCTGTTACGACGACATCATCGCGTTGACGCTCTTGCAGTCGCTTAATCACCCCGAGCGCTAAAGTATCGCTTGCACACACAATCGCTTGTGTCTGTTCAGTCAATACCTTATCCACCAACTGATAAGCACTATCGTGATGCAGTTGTCCGGTTTGATAATTCGCTTCAATGCCATGTAGAGCACACCAACTGAGATACGCGTTAAGGCGCAGCTCACCGGTGGTTTTGTCACGTGGATCCACGCCAATAAAGGCGATATGACGTAGCTGTTTTTGGGCTAGATGTTGTAAGGCACGCTCAATCACCCCCGCATTGTCATAATTGATCGAGGAGATCTCTTCACTGTGCATTGCCAAAAGCACACAGCGATGCTGCCAACTAAGCAAAGCATCATGGTCAATATCCGTAAAACCAAACACAATCACCCCATCCACTTGCCGCTTAGCGAGCACTTTCAAATGGGCGTTGGTCTTTTCGCGGCTAAATTGGCTCTCCATAATCACTACATCATAACCGTGAGTATAAAGGGCTTGCAGCATAGTGCTGACCGCTTTGTTTTCGGAAGGGGAATCCAAACGCGAAATGATGATACCCACCACTTTTTGGCTGCCACTACGCATGGTTTGTGCCGACTTAGAAGGCACGTAACCCGACTCAGCAATCACCTGCTCCACTTTGGCGCGAGTTTCAGGCTTCACTTTAGGATCATTGGTTAACACACGTGAGACAGTTGATTTCCCGACGCCCGAGAGCCTAGCAATGTCTAAAATGGTCAGTTTTCGATTCATGCGCTGTGTTTGGTATTCATCAATAAGAAGAGAGTTAGCCGTAAATAAGGCCGCTTAAGCGACCTTATTTTTTCACTCGCAGCAGATAATGCGGTACATCACGTATGCTATCGAGCACAACGGTCGCCAACGCTTCGCCTTGCTCGGTCACTGGCTTACCTGTACGCACCAGAATCTTAGTGCCTACGCCCGCCGCTTCCGCCGCCATCATATCTTCAGCTTTGTCACCGACCATCACCGAATTGGCCATGTCGATCTTGAGGAAATCACGCGCAGAGAGGAACATACCTGGCTTTGGTTTACGACAATCACAATCTTCTTTGTATTGACCAATACCGTGTTCAGCATGGTGAGGACAGTAATAGATACCATCAAATTCAACGCCATTATCGGCAAAGTTCCAGTCCATCCACTGGGTTAGAGAGATGAAACGCTCTTCACTGAATTTGCCACGCGCAATTCCGGACTGATTGGTGACCAACACCAATAGATAGCCCATGCGCTGCAAAGCCGCAGTCGCTTCAAATACACCTTCAATGAATTGGAAATCGTGCTCATCATGCACGTAACCATGATCGACGTTGATCACGCCATCACGATCCAGAAATACGGCTGGTTTTGCCAAAATGCTATCTCTTTCAAGTCACTTTGCGCGAATTATTGCACGCTTTATTTTTTTCATCACTATCTAATTACTTTCTCATCTAACCAGTCACGTCCATTTAGACGTCTAGACGTAAAAATATCTATTGACTTAAACTCAGCAAGCCCATAGCATCGACTACTAATTGACAAAGAGGCCAACAGATTATTCTGCCTCTCGCAGTACAGGGTTGCACATGATTGAGATTAAAAGCGTAAATAAGGTGTTCTATCAGGGGGATAAAGAAATCCACGCCCTGAAAGACATCAATTTATTGATTCCACAAGGCACAATTTTTGGGGTGATTGGTTCATCCGGTGCCGGAAAAAGTACGCTGATCCGTTGTGTCAACATGCTAGAAAAGCCGACCAGCGGCCAAGTGATTGTGGATGGCGTTGACTTAACCACGCTAAGCAATCAGCAGCTTTGCGCGGCACGTCGTAACATCGGCATGATTTTTCAGCATTTTAATCTGCTTTCTTCACGTACTGTGTTTGAAAACGTGGCTCTGCCGCTAGAGTTGGCTGATAAACCGCGCCAACACATCGAAACCAAAGTAACGGAGTTACTGGCTCTGGTGGGTCTGGCGGAAAAACGTGATAGCTACCCAGCCAATCTTTCTGGTGGCCAAAAACAGCGCGTAGCGATTGCGCGTGCTTTAGCGAGCGATCCCAAAGTGCTGCTGTGTGATGAAGCGACTAGCGCGCTGGATCCGGCAACGACTCAGTCGATTCTGGAACTGCTCAAAGAGATTAACCGTAAGCTTAACCTGACCATTTTGCTAATTACGCATGAAATGGATGTGGTAAAAAGCATTTGTCACGAAGTGGCGATTATTGGTGGTGGTGAACTGGTTGAGAAAGGTACGGTTGGAGATATTTTTGCCCACCCAAAAACTGAGTTGGCGCATCAATTCATCCGCTCAACCTTGGATTTGTCTATTCCTGAAGATTACCAAGTTCGACTGCAACCTTCTCGCGTAGCAGGTAGCTACCCTCTGGTACGTTTGGAATTTACTGGAGCAACGGTGGATGCACCGCTTATGACGCAAATTGCCCGTAAGTACAATATCGATGTCAACATTCTCAGTTCTGATCTGGATTACGCAGGCGGAGTGAAGTTTGGCATGATGGTGGCAGAAATTTTTGGTAATGCAGAGGACGATCAAGCCGCTATCGAGTATCTGCGCGAGCACAATGTGAAAGTGGAGGTGCTGGGTTATGTCCTTTAATACGATTACACAATGGGTTGCTCTTAACAGCGACTTACTACTGACGGCTACTTGGCAAACCCTATACATGGTCGCGATTGCGGGTGTGGTTGGTTTTGCACTAGGTATTCCGCTTGGGGTGATTCTACACACCACCAAAAAAGATGGATTGCTGGAAAACCTACCGCTCAATCGAGTGCTCGGTGCCATTGTTAACATTGGCCGCTCAGTACCCTTTTTGGTGTTGATGGTTGCGATTATTCCCGTCACCAAACTGATTGTCGGTACCTTTATCGGTACCA
It encodes:
- the treB gene encoding PTS trehalose transporter subunit IIBC, which gives rise to MSKIAKQDVTRLIELVGGEGNIASVTHCLTRLRFVLNQPELADKAGLEALSMVKGCFTNAGQFQVVIGTEVDQVYKMLLEQTGKQAASKEDAKVAARQNMNVLERGISHLAEIFVPLLPAIITGGLILGFRNVIGDIRMFDGKTLTEISQFWASVHAFLWLIGEAIFFFLPVGVCWSTVKKLGGTPILGITLGVTLVSPQLMNAYLIGKQVPEVWDFGLFAIEKVGYQAQVIPAILAGVMLAFIENNLRRIVPSYLYLVVVPFVSILVSVVLAHALIGPFGRVIGDGVAFAAKAAMTGDFAVIGSTLFGFLYAPLVITGIHHTTNAVDLQLMQELGGTPIWPLIALSNIAQASAVVGIIIISKKQGERDISVPAAISAYLGVTEPAMYGINLKYKFPMLSAMIGSALAAAVCGSAGVMANGIGVGGLPGILSIQPQYWSIYLLAMLIAIVVPAALTLLMYKRAQNSGKLAVASA
- the gmhB gene encoding D-glycero-beta-D-manno-heptose 1,7-bisphosphate 7-phosphatase, translating into MAKPAVFLDRDGVINVDHGYVHDEHDFQFIEGVFEATAALQRMGYLLVLVTNQSGIARGKFSEERFISLTQWMDWNFADNGVEFDGIYYCPHHAEHGIGQYKEDCDCRKPKPGMFLSARDFLKIDMANSVMVGDKAEDMMAAEAAGVGTKILVRTGKPVTEQGEALATVVLDSIRDVPHYLLRVKK
- the metN gene encoding methionine ABC transporter ATP-binding protein MetN, translating into MIEIKSVNKVFYQGDKEIHALKDINLLIPQGTIFGVIGSSGAGKSTLIRCVNMLEKPTSGQVIVDGVDLTTLSNQQLCAARRNIGMIFQHFNLLSSRTVFENVALPLELADKPRQHIETKVTELLALVGLAEKRDSYPANLSGGQKQRVAIARALASDPKVLLCDEATSALDPATTQSILELLKEINRKLNLTILLITHEMDVVKSICHEVAIIGGGELVEKGTVGDIFAHPKTELAHQFIRSTLDLSIPEDYQVRLQPSRVAGSYPLVRLEFTGATVDAPLMTQIARKYNIDVNILSSDLDYAGGVKFGMMVAEIFGNAEDDQAAIEYLREHNVKVEVLGYVL
- the treR gene encoding trehalose operon repressor TreR; translated protein: MNRKLTILDIARLSGVGKSTVSRVLTNDPKVKPETRAKVEQVIAESGYVPSKSAQTMRSGSQKVVGIIISRLDSPSENKAVSTMLQALYTHGYDVVIMESQFSREKTNAHLKVLAKRQVDGVIVFGFTDIDHDALLSWQHRCVLLAMHSEEISSINYDNAGVIERALQHLAQKQLRHIAFIGVDPRDKTTGELRLNAYLSWCALHGIEANYQTGQLHHDSAYQLVDKVLTEQTQAIVCASDTLALGVIKRLQERQRDDVVVTGVGGNELLSFLFPKVFSVDPGYREAGKLAADLLIEQLCGTHAECVHLTQSPISH